The proteins below come from a single Candidatus Hydrogenedentota bacterium genomic window:
- a CDS encoding tyrosine-type recombinase/integrase: RVYGKGAKFRLVPLGRTAQTKLRRWLEERMKWAGRDGALFIGPTGKRLSRTTVWRLVKRYAALANISQNVTPHMLRHSFATHLLDHGADLRAVQEMLGHADIGTTQIYTHVSTERLSQAHKAFHPRG, from the coding sequence TTCGCGTTTATGGTAAAGGCGCCAAGTTTCGTTTGGTTCCGCTGGGTCGTACGGCGCAAACAAAGCTCCGTCGATGGCTTGAGGAGCGAATGAAATGGGCCGGCCGTGACGGCGCGCTATTTATTGGTCCCACGGGAAAGCGCCTGTCTCGGACCACGGTTTGGCGTTTGGTGAAACGCTATGCCGCCTTGGCGAATATTTCACAAAATGTGACGCCCCACATGCTGCGTCATTCTTTCGCGACCCATCTGCTCGATCATGGCGCTGATTTGCGCGCTGTCCAAGAAATGTTGGGTCACGCTGATATTGGAACTACACAGATTTATACACACGTAAGTACAGAGCGTCTTTCCCAGGCACACAAAGCCTTTCATCCTCGGGGATAA